The Rhodococcus antarcticus DNA segment CGCATCCCGCTCTGACCGCGTCCGGAGCCGGGCGGGCGAGCTGGGCTACGCCGCCGGGTGGCGCCTGGTCCGTGCGCTGCCCGAGCCGGTCGCCACCCTCGCCTTCACGCTGGGGGCCGACGTGGCCGCCCGGCGCGGCGACCACCTCCAGCTGCGCCGGAACCTCGGCCGCGTGCTCGGGGTGGCCCCTGGCGAGGTTCCGCAGACCGTGGTCCGCGACGCGCTGCGCTCCTACGCCCGCTACTGGCAGGAGGCGTTCCGGCTGCCGTCGGCGGACCACGAGGACATCCGGGCCCGCGTGCGGATCGAGGGCGACGAGAACATCCAGGCGGGTCTCGACGCAGGCCGCGGGGTGCTGCTCGTGCTGCCGCACACCGGAAACTGGGACGTGGCCGGGCTGTGGCTCGTCGGCCGGACCGGGACCTTCACCACGGTGGCCGAGCGGCTGCGCCCGGAGTCGCTGTACCGCCGGTTCGTCGCCTACCGGGAGAACCTGGGTTTCGAGATCCTGCCGTTGACCGGCGGCGAGTCGCCGGTGCGGGGGATCGTCCGGCGGCTGCGCGCCGGCGGGGTGGTCTGCCTGGTGGGCGACCGCGACCTCAGCCGCGCCGGGATCCCGGTGACCTTCTTCGGCGAGGCGGCACGGATGCCGGCCGGTCCCGCGTCGATCGCGCGGAGCACGGGGGCGGCGCTGCTGCCGGTGGACTGCGTCTTCACCGGTGCCGGATGGCGGCTGCGGGTGCACCCACCGGTGGACCCGACCCTGGACGTGGCCGCCGCGACGCAGGTGGTGGCCGACCGCTTCGCCGCCAGCATCGCCGCCCACCCCGCGGACTGGCACATGCTGCAGCCGTTCTGGGTGGCGGACCTGCCGGCGCGCTGGCAGGCGGAGCTCGGGGGCGCGGGATGAGGATCGGCATGGTCTGCCCGTACTCCTTCGACGTGCCGGGCGGGGTGCAGGCCCACGTGGCGGAGCTGTCGGCCGTGCTCATCGGTCTCGGGCACGAGGTGAGCGTGCTCGCCCCCGCGGACGAGGACACCGTGCTGCCCGACTACGTCGTCAACGGTGGCCGGGCGATCGCGGTGCGCTACAACGGTTCCGTGGCGCGGCTGAGCTTCACGCCGACGAACTTTTCGCGGGTGCGGAAATGGATCCGCGGCAACGACTTCGACGTCCTGCACCTGCACGAGCCCAACGCCCCGAGCCTCACGATGATGGCGCTGATGATCGCAGAGGGGCCGATCGTGGCCACCTTCCACACCTCGACGACCAAGAGCCGCATGCTGAGCACGTTCTCCGGTGTGCTGCAGCCGTTCCTGGAGAAGATCACCGGTCGCATCGCGGTCAGCGACCTGGCCCGGCGCTGGCAGGTGGAGGCGCTCGGGGCGGACGCGGTGGAGATCCCCAACGGCGTCCACGTGGGGGCGTTCGCCGAGGCCGAGCCCCTGCCCGGCTACCCCCGCGCCGGCGGCACGCTGGCCTTCCTCGGCCGCTACGACGAGCCCCGCAAGGGCATGCCGGTGCTGCTGGCGGCGCTGCCCGCCCTGCTCGAGAACCACCCCGACCTCGAGGTGCTCGTGGTGGGCGGCGGCGACGTCGACGCCCTGCGCCGGGCTGCGGGCGAGGAGGTGTTCGCGCACCTGCGGCTGCTCGGCCAGGTCAGCGACGCGGAGAAGGCCTCGGCGCTGCGCAGCGCGGATGTCTACTGCGCCCCCAACACCGGGGGCGAGAGCTTCGGCATCGTCCTGGTCGAGGCCATGGCGGCGGGCACGGCGGTGGCGGCGAGCGACCCTCGAGGCCTTCCGGCGGGTCCTGCAGGACGGGGCCGCCGGCGCCCTCGTGCCCAACGGTGACGCCGCCGCGTGGAGCCACACGCTGCACGGGCTGCTCGCCGACGCCGACCGCCGCGCGGCGCTGGTCCGGGCCGGGAACACCGCGGTGCGGGCCTACGACTGGCCGGTGGTGGCGCAGCAGGTGCTGCGGGTCTACGAGACCGTGACCGCCGGCGGCGCCCGGGTGCACGAGGCGGACGAGTGACCGCGCTGCTCGTCGTCGCCGTGCTGGCCGTCGTGCTGGTGGGGCTCTGGATCTACGCCACCGCCAACCGGCTCGACCGGCTGCACGTGCGCACCGACGCCGCCTGGATCGCGCTCGAGTCCGCCCTGGGCCGTCGCGCCGTGGTGGTGCGCGAGCTCGCCAGGGCCGGGGCCGGCCCCGGTGCGGACACACGGCTCGCCGCCCTCGCCGCGCGCGCGGAGCGCACCGACCGGGTGGGGCGGGAGGACGCGGAGAACGCCCTCTCGGCCGCGCTGGGCTCGGTGCGCACCGAGGCGCTCTCGCCCCAGCTCGCCGCAGAGCTGGCCGACGCGGAGGCCCGGGTGCTGCTGGCCCGGCGCTTCCACAACGACGCGGTGCGCGACACCCTGGCCCTGCGCGGGCGGCGACCCGTGCGGGTGCTGCGCCTCGGTGGCACCGCCCGGCTGCCCGCCTACTTCGAGATCGCCGAGCGGCCACCCGTGGACTCGGGCGGTCCGCGGCGTCGACCGTCGAGCCGGGTGCTCCTGCTGGACCCGACCGGTCGGGTGCTGCTGCTGCGCGGGAGCGAGCCCACCCGTCCCGGGGCGCACTTCTGGTTCACCACCGGGGGAGGCACCGAGCCGGGCGAGGACGCCAGGGCGGCGGGGGTGCGCGAGGTCACCGAGGAGACCGGGCTGGCCCTGGAGGAGTCCGTGCTGCGCGGTCCGCTGTGGTGGCGCCGGTCGATCTTCGTCTTCGACGGCGACACGATCGAGGCCGAGGAGACGTACTTCGCGGCCGCCGTGTCGGCGTTCACCCCGGACGGGGCGGGGCACACCGAGCTGGAGCGGCGCACCCTCAGCGACGCCCGCTGGTGCGGACCGGAGGACGTGCGCACGCTGGAGGCCGCGGGGGAGCGCGTCTACCCCCCCGGGCTGGACGCGCTGCTGGCCGAGGCCGTGGCGCTCGTCACCTCGCCGGTCGACTCCCCGGCTCCGCTGCCGCGCAGCATCCCCTGATCGGTTCCGCCCGGCGTGCGTCTCGCGGTGTCCGGCCTACGATCACGGGCAGACCCGAGAGCCGCTCCCACGCGGCACGAACAGCAGGAGACACCGTGAGCACCCCCGAGACCTCCAGCAGCACCGCCGCAGCCGGTACCGGCACCGCCCGCGTCAAGCGCGGCATGGCCGAGATGCTCAAGGGCGGCGTGATCATGGACGTCGTCAACGTCGAGCAGGCCCGGATCGCCGAGGACGCCGGCGCCGTCGCCGTGATGGCCCTGGAGCGCGTGCCCGCCGACATCCGCGCCGAGGGCGGCGTGTCCCGGATGAGCGACCCGGACATGATCGACGCCATCCAGGCGGCCGTGAGCATCCCCGTGATGGCCAAGGCCCGCATCGGTCACTTCGTCGAGGCCCAGGTGCTGCAGAGCCTCGGCGTGGACTACATCGACGAGTCCGAGGTGCTCACCCCCGCCGACTACGCCCACCACATCGACAAGTGGCGCTTCACCGTGCCGTTCGTCTGCGGCGCGACCAACCTCGGCGAGGCGCTGCGCCGCATCAACGAGGGTGCGGCGATGATCCGGTCCAAGGGTGAGGCCGGCACCGGCGACGTGTCCAACGCCACGATGCACATGCGCACCATCTCCGCGGAGATCCGTCGGCTGACCTCGCTCAGCCCCGACGAGCTCTACGTCGCGGCCAAGGACCTCCAGGCCCCGTACGACCTCGTCGTCGAGGTGGCCACGGCCGGCCGCCTGCCCGTCACCCTGTTCACCGCCGGCGGCATCGCCACCCCGGCGGACGCCGCGATGATGATGCAGCTCGGCGCCGACGGCGTGTTCGTGGGCTCGGGCATCTTCAAGTCCGGCAACCCGGCGCAGCGTGCCGAGGCCGTCGTCAAGGCCACCACCTTCTTCGACGACGCCGACATGGTCGCCAAGGTCTCCCGCGGGCTCGGCGAGGCCATGGTCGGCATCAACGTCGAGCAGCTGCCGGTCGACCACCGGCTCTCCAGCCGCGGCTGGTGAGCCCGGCGCTGCGCCCGTGACCGCTAGCCGGTGCGCAGCGCGGGCCGGTCGGCGTGCTCGGCACGGACGAGCACGTCGGCCAGCTCATCGGTGCCCACCTCCTCCTCGTGCCCGAGCACGGCCGGCACCGTCCAGCGGAGGCCCTCCGGGGTGCGGCGCAGCAGTGCTGCCTCCGACACGTGCACGTGCACGGTGAGCTCGAAGGGCAGCCCGCGGCCGAGCAGCAGGGGTCCGTCCACCAGCAGCACGGTGCCCGGGGCGGCGGTGCGCCGCTCGGCGCGGGTGGCCCGGTCACGCTCGGCGTCCCACAGGGTGGGTAGCCACCGGCCGCTGCCGCCGGGGCCCAGGGGGCCGAGCACCTCGCGCTCGAGCGCGGCCAGGTCGAACCACCCGCTGCGGTAGCTCTCCTCGTCGGCTCGACCGTGCTCCAGGCGCAGCGAGGCGGGACGCAGCCAGTCGGCGAGCGACACCCGTGCGCAGGGGGTGCCCTCGGCACGCAGGCGCTCAGCCACCGCGTCGGCCAGCACACCGGGCTGCGCCCCGTCGGCGCCGTCCACCGCGACCCGCAGCGCGTCCGGGACCGTCCGCGCGGCCCGGCACCGGGCCGCGAGCTCGTCGGCCAGGGCCGCCGTGCTCAGCGGTCGGTAGGTGGGGGCGCTCACCGGTCCATCGTGGTGCAGCCGCCGCTCCCGCACGACATCGCGCCCGGGGGACGTATGCGGCGGCGCTCGCCGCCACCGCGACCCTCGCACCGACTGCCACGTCGAGGTCCACGAGTTCCAGGCCAGCCGTGATCTGCTCCGGGGTGGCACGCAGGCAGGCCGTCACCCGCTCGACCAGCGGGGTGGCGCGCAGCTCGGGGGCGCCGCGGTCCACCACCCGGCCGGGCCAAGCGCGGGGCGGCCGACTCCAGCTCGGCCGCGTCGGGCACCTCCCGTCGCCCCGCGCCCCCGGCGAGCGGCACGACTGACCATCGGCACCTGCGCCGGTGGACCTGACCCCGCGGGGGCCGCCTACAGTTCGCCCCCGTGACCGGACGGCCCGTGGTG contains these protein-coding regions:
- a CDS encoding phosphatidylinositol mannoside acyltransferase — translated: MTASRSDRVRSRAGELGYAAGWRLVRALPEPVATLAFTLGADVAARRGDHLQLRRNLGRVLGVAPGEVPQTVVRDALRSYARYWQEAFRLPSADHEDIRARVRIEGDENIQAGLDAGRGVLLVLPHTGNWDVAGLWLVGRTGTFTTVAERLRPESLYRRFVAYRENLGFEILPLTGGESPVRGIVRRLRAGGVVCLVGDRDLSRAGIPVTFFGEAARMPAGPASIARSTGAALLPVDCVFTGAGWRLRVHPPVDPTLDVAAATQVVADRFAASIAAHPADWHMLQPFWVADLPARWQAELGGAG
- a CDS encoding NUDIX hydrolase — encoded protein: MTALLVVAVLAVVLVGLWIYATANRLDRLHVRTDAAWIALESALGRRAVVVRELARAGAGPGADTRLAALAARAERTDRVGREDAENALSAALGSVRTEALSPQLAAELADAEARVLLARRFHNDAVRDTLALRGRRPVRVLRLGGTARLPAYFEIAERPPVDSGGPRRRPSSRVLLLDPTGRVLLLRGSEPTRPGAHFWFTTGGGTEPGEDARAAGVREVTEETGLALEESVLRGPLWWRRSIFVFDGDTIEAEETYFAAAVSAFTPDGAGHTELERRTLSDARWCGPEDVRTLEAAGERVYPPGLDALLAEAVALVTSPVDSPAPLPRSIP
- the pdxS gene encoding pyridoxal 5'-phosphate synthase lyase subunit PdxS — its product is MAEMLKGGVIMDVVNVEQARIAEDAGAVAVMALERVPADIRAEGGVSRMSDPDMIDAIQAAVSIPVMAKARIGHFVEAQVLQSLGVDYIDESEVLTPADYAHHIDKWRFTVPFVCGATNLGEALRRINEGAAMIRSKGEAGTGDVSNATMHMRTISAEIRRLTSLSPDELYVAAKDLQAPYDLVVEVATAGRLPVTLFTAGGIATPADAAMMMQLGADGVFVGSGIFKSGNPAQRAEAVVKATTFFDDADMVAKVSRGLGEAMVGINVEQLPVDHRLSSRGW